Sequence from the Bremerella volcania genome:
AGCGATTCGCAGTGCCCGGGACGGCAACGGCAAATCAACCCATCTACCTCTTGTGATGATCGAAGGGTTCTCCTCAACCCCCGACACATGCCATCTGGCGACTCTTTTCCGCATCGCACGCTGAAATGCAGTGAAGGTTAGTCGCCAAGGTGGCGTTCAATGTTTCTTGCGGTGGAAGTTGCACGAAGACGGTCCCGTCTTCCACCTTGACTTTGAAGGTCTGCAGTTTGAAGTCTTCGCCTGACAGACATTCGCCAGATTCGAGCGAGAAGGTCTTCTTATGCAGCGGACAGGCCACCTTCGGCACGCCGCCGGCGTCGCCGATGATGCCGCGGGAAAGAACGAACGCATTCTTGTGCGGGCACATGTTCTGGCAGGCATACCAATCGCTGTGGGTCGTGGCTCGGAAGACGGCGATTTGGACGTCGCCATATTTGACCGCGGCACCGCCGTTGATCGGGAAGTCGGCCTCCTTGCCCATGCTGACCCACGCGAGCTCTTCCTCGCCGGCGGGATCGTGCGAGATCGTTTCGCCGTTGAGGCCTTTGAGTTCCACCAGGCTGACGCCGTTGTCGGGCCAGTCGGCGGGACGCTGCTGGTCACGTTCGGTGATGATCTCGATGCCCAGTTCGCTTTCGTCGGTGTTGACGAACTGCTTGAAGAAGGCCCGCTTCTCGGGATCTTCCACGACCGTCTTCCATTCGCACTGATAGGTATCGATCAGCATCTGCATCCGGGCTTCCAGTTCCTCGCAGATATTCAGCGAGTCGTTGATCACCACGTCGCGAATGTGGTCGAGCCCTCCCTCCATCTTTTCCAGCCAAACGCTGGTACGGGTCAGCTTGTCGGCGGTCATGATGTAGTACATCAGGAAACGATCCATGTACTTCACCGCCGTTTCTTCGTCGATGTCGGCGACCAGAAGGTCGGCATGCCGAGGACTGGCTCCGCCGTTGCCACACACATAGAGGTTGTAACCGTTCTCGGTAGCGATCAGGCCGACGTCTTTTCCTTGGGCTTCCGCACATTCGCGTACGCACCCGCTGACCGCGAATTTCAGCTTATGGGGGGCGCGAATGCCTCGGTAACGGTTTTCGATCCGAATCGCAAAACCGACCGAATCACCGACCCCGTAGCGGCACCAGGTGCTACCGACGCAGCTCTTGACCGTTCGCACGGCTTTGCCGTAGGCATGGCCACTCTCGAATCCGGCATCGATCAATTCAGACCAGATATCGGGTAGGTCTTGTACCTTGGCTCCAAACAAGTCGACACGCTGACCGCCGGTGATCTTGGTGTACAGATGGTACTTCTTGGCCACCTCGCCGAGGACAATCAGCTTGTCAGGCGTAATCTCACCACCGGGAACTCGCGGGACCACGCTGTAAGTGGCATCGCGCTGAATATTGGCCAGGAAGCGATCGTTGGTGTCTTGCAGCGTCTTGTGCGACGCTTCCAGAATGTGGTCGTTCCAGAGCGAAGCGAAGATCGACGCGGCGGCCGGCTTGCAGATCTCGCAACCATCCCCCTTGCCGTGCGAAGCCAGCAGGTCGTCGAACGTTTTGATCTCTTTGATTTTGACGATCTCGAACAACTCTTGTCGCGAGTAAGCGAAGTGTTCGCACAGGTCTTTGCTCAGCGTCTTGCCGGCGGCGGCAAGCTCGGCCGTAAGGATATCGGTTACCAACGGCATGCAGCCGCCGCAACCACCCCCGGCCGAGGTGCACTTCTTGACCTCCGCAGGCGTCATCAAGTCGTTGTCGCGAATCGCCGCACAGATCTGTCCCTTGGTCACGTTATTGCAGGAACAAATCTGAGCGCTGTCCGGCATGCTTTCGGCACCACCCAGCGCGGAAGCACCACCACCATTCCCGCTGGTGCCCATCAAATCGCTGGGGGAACAGGGTAATGGATCGCCACTTTTCGCGAAGACAGAAAACGTGCCGTATTCGGAGGCATCGCCCACCAGGATCCCGCCCAGCAAGGTTTTGCCATCCTTGCTGAACAGCAGCTTCTTGTACGTTCCTTGGAAGGGGTC
This genomic interval carries:
- the nirB gene encoding nitrite reductase large subunit NirB; the encoded protein is MVTDDQQTIVVIGNGMVGHRFVEKLVDFDQARQYKIVTFCEEPRAAYDRVGLTSFFAHRDAEKLMIARLEWYHEHGIELHLGDRAHKIDREKQVVYSEKGAEIPYDKVVLATGSYPFVPPVEGINKHGVYVYRTIEDLEKIIEHGKTAKTCAVIGGGLLGLEAAKAAFDLGLKTHVIEFAPRLMPRQVDDRGSKVLVQKIEELGVDVHLNKGTKEIQGDGKVEKMVFTDDTDLDVDMIIVSAGIRPRDDVAKEAGLDIGPRGGVSVDDHLRTSDPNIFAIGEVALHSGMIYGLVAPGYEMAEIVAGNLCGQDLKFSGTDLSTKLKLMGVDVASFGNYEASEDVSKSLVVEDPFQGTYKKLLFSKDGKTLLGGILVGDASEYGTFSVFAKSGDPLPCSPSDLMGTSGNGGGASALGGAESMPDSAQICSCNNVTKGQICAAIRDNDLMTPAEVKKCTSAGGGCGGCMPLVTDILTAELAAAGKTLSKDLCEHFAYSRQELFEIVKIKEIKTFDDLLASHGKGDGCEICKPAAASIFASLWNDHILEASHKTLQDTNDRFLANIQRDATYSVVPRVPGGEITPDKLIVLGEVAKKYHLYTKITGGQRVDLFGAKVQDLPDIWSELIDAGFESGHAYGKAVRTVKSCVGSTWCRYGVGDSVGFAIRIENRYRGIRAPHKLKFAVSGCVRECAEAQGKDVGLIATENGYNLYVCGNGGASPRHADLLVADIDEETAVKYMDRFLMYYIMTADKLTRTSVWLEKMEGGLDHIRDVVINDSLNICEELEARMQMLIDTYQCEWKTVVEDPEKRAFFKQFVNTDESELGIEIITERDQQRPADWPDNGVSLVELKGLNGETISHDPAGEEELAWVSMGKEADFPINGGAAVKYGDVQIAVFRATTHSDWYACQNMCPHKNAFVLSRGIIGDAGGVPKVACPLHKKTFSLESGECLSGEDFKLQTFKVKVEDGTVFVQLPPQETLNATLATNLHCISACDAEKSRQMACVGG